One Danio rerio strain Tuebingen ecotype United States chromosome 9, GRCz12tu, whole genome shotgun sequence genomic region harbors:
- the ttf2 gene encoding transcription termination factor 2 — MERVLCERHGSTCLLKTGVKEGPNKGKSFYVCTARDATPCNFTLPTQIPASHCLQHEDSVVELQTLIYNKKQDKYKLFYRCMLGKTEGQKWCGCVPWKEKDPDRQTDLLENLQSSSLTLVRNPFKVKIKQDKALKLRSDPDAEKDRGEVNDENKHANVQDNDKKRDERTGTTEREGNNKKGPAVHSDTERRDSADSESWRNKTLPTGMKIKKRVSDDEKPKSAAEDETCPESSNPVKENDKGQTESENNLKDQQEQSPRKTGGSAQSPSKSSPGLDKKTSNKQSTSNSKSGSDKTQSQSPSCSTSQNGTVSEKPTALDVQKIEPNQSKNKDQSGIACFGEWSDEDDDVLVISVQPPSQQSAPTPAVPVQKTITSYPGFQIASKVQGQSEDPRALHSQLKTQLKQKKATLSVVNVSALPDKGERLKRQVKDLEEALESLSLTAVSESQDKDRAEAEHKTAHSFSNPFSCPGGTILLPTAPAAMLKESSSASLGLNLSQGYSQMFGVNPQSQAFYGGRMTENRLLAVRNATTEAIDHLHDSLESCPTENTEAHDPKGLKVELLPHQKRALTWLLWRETQKPCGGILADDMGLGKTLTMIALILSQKKKDEKLEEWISKHGSSIVASQGTLIICPASLVHHWKKEIDKRVKSSRLTVYLYHGPNRQRSASVLAEHDVVITTYSLVSKEIPVQKEDAEKPSKDSDHVASDLPPLLRVAWARVILDEAHSIKNPKVQTSMAVCKLRARSRWAVTGTPIQNNLLDMYSLLKFLRCSPFDEYKLWKAQVDNGSKRGGERLNILTRALLLRRTKDQLDATGKPLVSLPDRTCEIHRLKLSEDEQAVYDVVFAQSRSTLQNYLKRHEDGNTKKGDTSNPFEKVAREFGMSQQDSQSSSQQPQASSTIHILSLLLRLRQCCCHLSLLKKTLDQSELQGDGVALSLEEQLCALSLSEPSDSENKDTVSLNGSHFSSELFQDTRESTKISSILTELKEIRKKDQKSVIVSQWTSMLKIVAVHLEKMGLKFAVIDGTVNPKRRMDLVEEFNTNPKGPQVMLVSLCAGGVGINLIGGNHLFLIDMHWNPALEDQACDRIYRVGQSKDVTIHRFVCDGTVEDKISSLQEKKKELAQKVLSGTGSSFTKLSLADLRVIFGV, encoded by the exons ATGGAAAGAGTTTTGTGTGAAAGACACG GAAGTACCTGTTTGTTGAAAACTGGTGTAAAAGAAGGACCGAATAAGGGGAAAAGTTTCTATGTTTGCACTGCGCGTGATGCAACGCCCTGCAATTTTACACTGCCTACACA AATCCCTGCATCACACTGCCTTCAGCATGAGGACTCCGTTGTTGAACTTCAAACactaatttacaataaaaaacagGACAAATACAA GTTGTTTTATCGCTGTATGCTTGGAAAAACAGAGGGACAGAAATGGTGCGGTTGTGTTCCATGGAAAGAG AAGGATCCTGATCGACAAACTGATTTGTTGGAAAATCTTCAATCCTCAAGTTTGACTCTGGTCAGGAACCCTTTCAAGGTCAAGATAAAACAAGACAAGGCTTTAAAACTTAGAAGTGATCCAGATGCTGAAAAAGACAGAGGAGAGGTCAATGATGAAAATAAACATGCGAATGTGCAGGATAATGATAAAAAAAGAGATGAGCGAACTGGGACAACAGAAAGAGAAGGGAATAATAAGAAAGGGCCTGCTGTTCATAGTGACACAGAGAGAAGAGACTCTGCAGATTCAGAGTCCTGGAGAAACAAGACGCTTCCCACTGGGATGAAGATAAAGAAGAGAGTGTCTGATGATGAAAAACCAAAGAGCGCAGCAGAGGATGAGACATGTCCCGAGAGTTCAAACCCTGTGAAGGAAAATGATAAAGGGCAGACTGAATCTGAGAACAACCTCAAAGACCAGCAGGAGCAGAGTCCTAGAAAAACCGGCGGCTCTGCACAAAGCCCTTCAAAAAGCTCACCTGGACTTGACAAGAAAACCTCAAACAAGCAAAGCACTTCTAATTCAAAATCAGGTTCAGATAAAACTCAAAGCCAGTCACCCTCTTGCTCGACGTCACAGAACGGGACAGTTTCTGAAAAGCCCACAGCACTTGATGTTCAGAAGATAGAACCAAATCAGAGTAAGAATAAGGACCAGAGTGGAATAGCATGCTTCGGTGAGTGGAGCGATGAGGACGATGATGTTCTGGTGATTTCGGTACAGCCTCCATCACAGCAGAGTGCTCCAACTCCAGCTGTACCTGTTCAGAAAACAATCACTTCGTACCCTGGTTTTCAGATTGCTTCTAAAGTTCAGGGTCAGTCTGAAGACCCTAGAGCCCTCCACAGCCAGCTCAAAACCCAGCTCAAGCAGAAGAAG GCCACTCTTTCAGTGGTAAATGTGTCTGCTCTGCCAGATAAAGGGGAGCGTTTAAAGAGACAGGTGAAGGATCTGGAAGAGGCTCTGGAGTCTTTGAGCCTGACTGCAGTTTCTG agtctCAAGATAAAGACAGAGCAGAGGCAGAACATAAAACCGCACACAGCTTTTCCAATCCATTCAGTTGTCCTGGAGGAACCATTCTGCTGCCCACAGCTCCAGCTGCCATGCTAAAGGAATCCTCCAGTGCTTCACTGGGCCTGAACCTCAGCCAAGGCTACTCCCAGATGTTTGGAG TGAATCCTCAGAGCCAGGCTTTCTATGGTGGCAGGATGACTGAGAACAGACTGCTGGCTGTCCGCAATGCCACCACTGAGGCCATCGACCATCTGCATGACTCGCTGGAGTCCTGCCCCACAGAAAACACAGAAGCACACGATCCCAAAGGACTCAAG GTGGAGCTGTTGCCTCATCAGAAGAGAGCTCTGACCTGGCTGCTGTGGAGAGAGACACAGAAGCCATGTGGAGGAATTCTGG ctgATGACATGGGCCTGGGAAAGACCCTCACAATGATTGCCCTCATTCTGTCTCAGAAAAAGAAGGATGAGAAACTTGAGGAGTGGATCTCTAAACATG GTTCATCCATAGTGGCTTCCCAGGGGACGCTGATCATCTGTCCTGCTTCTCTGGTGCATCACTGGAAGAAGGAGATTGACAAGCGTGTGAAGAGCAGTCGTCTAACTGTGTATTTGTACCACGGCCCCAATCGACAGAGGAGTGCAAGTGT ACTTGCTGAGCATGATGTAGTGATCACTACTTATAGCCTGGTCTCTAAGGAGATTCCTGTGCAGAAGGAGGATGCCGAGAAACCCTCTAAGGACTCTGATCATGTG GCTTCAGATCTGCCTCCTCTTTTACGTGTAGCCTGGGCACGTGTGATTCTCGATGAGGCCCACAGCATTAAGAACCCTAAAGTCCAGACGTCCATGGCAGTGTGTAAGCTACGAGCCCGATCCCGCTGGGCTGTTACTGGAACCCCCATTCAGAACAACCTGCTGGACATGTATTCACTGCTCAA GTTTCTGAGGTGTTCTCCATTTGATGAGTATAAACTGTGGAAGGCTCAGGTTGATAATGGCTCaaaaagaggaggagagagactAAATATCCTTACTAGAGCTCTGCTGCTTCGCAGGACCAAAGATCAGCTGGATGCTACTGGAAAACCACTG GTGTCTCTGCCTGATCGGACATGTGAGATTCACCGTTTGAAACTGTCTGAAGATGAGCAGGCTGTATATGATGTTGTGTTTGCACAATCCAG GTCCACACTGCAAAACTATCTTAAAAGACATGAAGACGGAAACACTAAAAAGGGGGACACCAGTAATCCTTTTGAGAAAG ttgcgCGCGAGTTTGGCATGTCTCAGCAGGACTCTCAGTCTTCCTCTCAGCAGCCTCAGGCCTCCAGCACCATTCACATCCTGTCACTGCTGCTGCGACTCAGACAGTGCTGCTGTCACCTGTCTCTGCTCAAGAAG ACTCTGGATCAGTCGGAGCTGCAGGGTGACGGTGTGGCTCTGTCTCTAGAAGAGCAACTGTGTGCTCTGTCTCTGTCTGAACCCTCAGACTCTGAGAATAAAGACACTGTTTCCCTCAACGGCAGCCACTTCTCCTCTGAGCTCTTCCAGGACACTCGTGAAAGCACTAAG atttcatcCATTCTGACAGAATTGAaagaaattagaaaaaaagaTCAAAAAAG TGTGATTGTGTCTCAGTGGACCAGCATGCTGAAAATTGTTGCCGTTCACTTAGAGAAAATGGGTCTGAAGTTTGCAGTAATTGATGGCACCGTCAATCCCAAACGCAGAATGGATCTAGTAGAGGAGTTCAACACAAACCCTAAAGGACCTCAG GTGATGCTGGTGTCTCTGTGTGCTGGAGGTGTAGGAATCAATCTGATTGGCGGAAATCATCTGTTTTTAATCGACATGCACTG GAATCCAGCTCTGGAGGATCAGGCCTGTGATCGGATTTATAGGGTGGGACAATCTAAAGATGTTACAATTCACAG GTTTGTGTGTGACGGTACAGTGGAAGACAAGATCTCTTCTCTCCAGGAAAAGAAGAAAGAGCTGGCTCAGAAAGTCTTGTCCGGAACTGGATCTTCATTCACTAAACTGTCTCTAGCAGATCTCCGGGTCATCTTTGGTGTGTGA